The following proteins are encoded in a genomic region of Nycticebus coucang isolate mNycCou1 chromosome 17, mNycCou1.pri, whole genome shotgun sequence:
- the LOC128568593 gene encoding olfactory receptor 2V2-like, which translates to MYFFLSQLSLMDLMLICTIVPKMVANFLSGRKSISFVGCGLQIGLFVSFPGSEGLFLGLMAYGRYVPISHPLHYPILTNQRVWIWITGSSWAFGIIDGMIQMVVVMTFPYCGLREVNHFFCQTHLNTLTEPQAPPNTSLFDTLLFACCVFMLLLPSSIIMASYTRILGTMLQIHSAQARKKALVTCSSHLTAVCLFWGASMFIYLRPRCHQAPSHDKVVSVFYTVLRPMLNSLIYNLRNRDVVGALRKGLDRCRVGNQH; encoded by the exons ATGTACTTCTTCCTCAGTCAGCTCTCCCTCATGGACCTCATGCTGATCTGTACCATTGTGCCAAAGATGGTGGCCAACTTCCTGTCTGGTAGGAAGTCCATCTCCTTTGTGGGTTGTGGCCTACAGATTGGCCTCTTTGTCTCTTTCCCAGGATCTGAGGGACTCTTCCTGGGACTCATGGCTTATGGTCGCTATGTGCCCATTAGCCACCCACTTCACTATCCCATCCTCACGAACCAGAGGGTCTGGATCTGGATTACGGGGAGCTCTTGGGCTTTTGGTATAATAGATGGCATGATCCAGATGGTGGTGGTAATGACCTTTCCCTACTGTGGCTTGAGGGAGGTGAACCACTTCTTCTGCCAGacacatct caacacactcactgagccacaggcgccgcccaacacatcCCTTTTTGACACCCTGCTCTTTGCTTGCTGTGTCTTCATGctgctccttccctcctccatcaTCATGGCCTCCTATACTCGCATTCTGGGGACGATGCTCCAAATTCACTCTGCTCAGGCCCGTAAAAAGGCTCTGGTCACGTGTTCCTCCCACCTGACAGCTGTCTGCCTCTTTTGGGGGGCATCCATGTTCATCTACCTGAGGCCTAGGTGCCACCAGGCCCCCAGTCATGACAAGGTGGTCTCTGTCTTCTACACAGTCCTTAGGCCTATGCTCAACTCCCTCATTTACAACTTAAGGAACCGGGATGTGGTAGGGGCCCTGAGGAAGGGGCTGGACCGCTGCAGGGTTGGCAACCAGCACTGA